One Streptococcus sp. zg-86 DNA window includes the following coding sequences:
- a CDS encoding nucleotide pyrophosphohydrolase, which yields MKQIDQFRDERNWRQFHNEKDLAISISLEASELLELFQWKSSEEVLQTNSLELKEELADVLIYSFMLASNLGCSVEEIMEEKLARNMEKYPVAESYGSKKKYTELRGEK from the coding sequence ATGAAACAAATTGATCAGTTTCGAGATGAGCGTAATTGGAGACAATTCCATAATGAGAAAGATTTGGCGATTTCAATTTCTCTGGAAGCAAGTGAATTACTGGAACTGTTTCAATGGAAATCATCTGAAGAAGTGCTTCAGACAAATAGTCTAGAACTAAAGGAAGAACTGGCTGATGTACTCATCTATTCCTTTATGCTAGCTAGTAATCTAGGTTGTAGTGTTGAAGAAATTATGGAAGAGAAATTAGCACGTAATATGGAAAAATATCCTGTTGCAGAGAGTTATGGCTCGAAGAAAAAATATACAGAGTTAAGAGGAGAGAAGTAA